A part of Amyelois transitella isolate CPQ chromosome 12, ilAmyTran1.1, whole genome shotgun sequence genomic DNA contains:
- the LOC106142425 gene encoding pupal cuticle protein 20-like has translation MSSLTIVSSLALLAIVSAGQYHSQYNGGFGSGAGAGFGAGFGYSGGANIPILRYENVNNGDGTYRYNYETGNGISAHESGAPRAPGPEGPAVTAEGGFSYRAPDGQQISLSYTADENGFHPTGSHIPTPPPIPEAILRSIQFNRQNPSSGDGYYNGGRYNGGYQY, from the exons ATGAGTTCTTTGACG atTGTATCCAGCCTAGCCTTATTGGCAATCGTATCGGCCGGACAGTACCATTCGCAGTACAATGGCGGGTTCGGAAGCGGCGCAGGCGCAGGTTTTGGCGCCGGTTTCGGATATAGCGGCGGCGCTAACATTCCCATACTGCGGTATGAAAACGTGAACAACGGCGATGGCACTTATAGATACAA TTACGAAACTGGCAATGGCATCTCAGCACATGAGAGTGGCGCGCCAAGGGCCCCGGGACCCGAGGGCCCCGCGGTGACAGCGGAGGGCGGATTCTCGTACCGCGCCCCCGACGGCCAGCAGATCTCACTCTCCTACACGGCGGACGAGAACGGCTTCCACCCAACAGGTTCCCACATCCCCACTCCACCCCCCATCCCTGAGGCTATCCTTAGGTCCATCCAGTTCAACAGGCAAAACCCTTCATC CGGAGACGGGTATTACAATGGTGGGAGATACAATGGAGGCTACCAGTATTGA
- the LOC106142709 gene encoding pupal cuticle protein 20-like, translating into MSKLILICFTAIMSLTSAGRLDHLAPGYSGASAGAFSGPPSNYENVNNGDGTYRFSYDTPTGISARESGAPRAQGPEGPAVTAEGGFSYRAPDGQQISLSYTADENGFHPTGSHIPTPPPIPEAILRSLEYNRQHPSS; encoded by the exons ATGTCGAAACTG ATACTCATTTGTTTCACCGCCATTATGTCACTGACATCAGCCGGCCGCCTGGATCATCTCGCGCCAGGATACAGCGGCGCCAGCGCAGGCGCTTTCAGCGGACCTCCTTCTAATTATGAAAACGTTAATAATGGAGATGGCACATACCGTTTCAG TTACGACACTCCAACTGGTATCTCAGCACGCGAGAGTGGAGCCCCTAGAGCCCAGGGTCCCGAAGGCCCAGCGGTGACAGCTGAGGGCGGATTCTCGTACCGCGCCCCCGACGGCCAGCAGATCTCACTCTCCTACACGGCGGACGAGAACGGCTTCCACCCCACAGGCTCCCACATCCCCACTCCACCCCCCATCCCTGAGGCCATCCTCAGATCTTTAGAGTACAACAGGCAGCATCCATCTTCGTAA